The Paramisgurnus dabryanus chromosome 6, PD_genome_1.1, whole genome shotgun sequence genome has a window encoding:
- the LOC135767401 gene encoding interferon-induced protein 44-like, which yields MSTSITSRLSDWQKKKLRSILNHANISLLFKASVHGYSTTTFHQKCNRQGPTVVVAYNNSGYVFGAYTSKDYGQTGQNVVDEKAFLFSYNDNKVKADPMRVVSGNPQYAFTDSGPHFGSLVFLYNNTATVYSNPAGQYQFDPLLMHGNDLQLVECEVYRVEDCGALMEKPWRNVQWNAERRKGLLGTISEWKPSFSSVKQARILMVGPVGAGKSSFFNSINSVFKGYVSGQANTGTAGSSLTTQFRTYSIKPTCSVTHIPFALCDTMGLEEGLNAGLDLDDFSNILRGHVQDRYQFNPSMPIQPGMPHFINSPGLKDKIHCVVYVIDACKVKILSDKMIDKFAVFRRKANQLNVPQLVLLTKVDEACPFVAEDLKNVYQSHYINRMMQEVSAQLGVSLSAVVPVKNYSKEVDIEPQNDILLLTAVIQMLRAAEGYFDDYDNVVEKSVYQVISTK from the exons ATGAGCACATCCATCACATCCAGGTTGTCCGATTGGCAGAAGAAGAAGCTGCGATCAATACTGAACCATGCCAACATCAGCCTGCTGTTTAAAGCCAGCGTGCATGGTTACAGTACCACTACTTTCCACCAAAAGTGTAACAGACAGGGACCCACTGTTGTTGTTGCTTACAATAACTCTGGTTATGTTTTTGGAGCTTACACTAGCAAAGATTATGGTCAGACAGGCCAGAACGTTGTAGATGAGAAAGCTTTTCTCTTCAGTTATAATGACAACAAAGTGAAAGCAGATCCAATGCGTGTGGTCAGTGGAAATCCTCAGTATGCTTTTACTGATTCAGGTCCACACTTTGGCTCTTTAGTGTTTCTTTATAACAACACGGCCACAGTCTACAGTAATCCTGCTGGGCAATACCAGTTTGATCCACTGCTGATGCATGGGAATGATTTACAGCTGGTTGAGTGTGAGGTGTACAGGGTGGAGG ACTGTGGAGCTCTTATGGAGAAACCATGGAGAAATGTCCAGTGGAACGCTGA GAGAAGGAAGGGACTCCTGGGCACTATTTCTGAGTGGAAGCCTTCTTTTAGCTCAGTGAAACAGGCTCGGATTTTAATGGTGGGCCCTGTTGGTGCCGGCAAATCAAGTTTCTTCAACTCCATCAACTCTGTATTTAAAGGTTATGTGAGCGGTCAGGCCAACACTGGCACTGCTGGCTCCAGTTTAACTACTCAG TTTCGTACCTACAGCATAAAACCAACCTGCAGTGTAACTCATATTCCATTCGCACTGTGTGACACGATGGGTCTGGAGGAGGGATTGAACGCCGGGCTGGATCTAGATgatttttctaatattttgaGAGGTCACGTTCAAGACAGGTATCAG TTTAATCCATCAATGCCTATCCAGCCAGGCATGCCTCATTTCATTAACTCCCCTGGCTTAAAGGATAAGATTCATTGTGTTGTATATGTCATCGATGCCTGCAAAGTTAAGATTCTCTCTGACAAAATGATCGACAAGTTTGCAGTTTTCAGAAGGAAAGCCAACCAGCTGA ACGTTCCTCAGCTGGTCCTGCTGACTAAGGTGGATGAAGCGTGCCCATTTGTGGCAGAGGACCTGAAGAACGTCTATCAGAGTCATTACATTAACAGAATG ATGCAGGAGGTGAGCGCTCAGCTTGGGGTTTCTCTTTCTGCTGTGGTCCCAGTAAAGAATTACAGCAAAGAAGTTGATATAGAGCCGCAAAATGACATCTTGCTTCTGACCGCTGTTATTCAGATGCTCAGAGCAGCTGAGGGATACTTTGATGATTATGACAACGTGGTGGAAAAGTCTGTCTATCAAGTCATTTCAACAAAATAA